In Pseudomonas sp. ADAK18, a single window of DNA contains:
- the nusA gene encoding transcription termination factor NusA, whose product MSKEVLLVVESVSNEKGVPANVIFEALELALATATKKRFEDEVDLRVEINRHTGAYETFRRWTVVEEADLDDPAIETWPSKVAETHPGAQVGEVVEEKIESIEFGRIAAQTAKQVIVQKVREAERAQVVDAYRERLGEIISGTVKKVTRDNVIVDLGNNAEALLAREDIISRETFRVGVRLRALLKEIRTENRGPQLILSRTAPEMLIELFRIEVPEIAEGLIEVMAASRDPGSRAKIAVRSKDKRIDPQGACIGMRGSRVQAVSGELGGERVDIVLWDDNPAQFVINAMSPAEVAAIIVDEDAHAMDIAVGADNLAQAIGRGGQNVRLASQLTGWTLNVMTESDIQAKQQAETGDILRNFIDELEVDEDLAQVLVDEGFTSLEEIAYVPLEEMLNIDGFDEDTVNELRARAKDRLLTKAIATEEKLADAHPAEDLLSLEGMDKDLAMELAVRGVITREDLAEQSIDDLLDIDGIDDDRAGKLIMAARAHWFE is encoded by the coding sequence ATGAGCAAAGAAGTACTGCTGGTTGTTGAGTCGGTATCCAATGAAAAGGGCGTACCGGCAAACGTGATTTTTGAAGCGCTGGAGCTGGCCCTGGCCACTGCTACCAAAAAGCGTTTTGAAGACGAAGTTGATCTGCGTGTGGAAATCAATCGCCACACCGGTGCCTATGAGACTTTCCGTCGTTGGACGGTCGTCGAAGAGGCCGATCTTGATGATCCGGCCATCGAAACCTGGCCGAGCAAGGTTGCTGAAACGCACCCAGGCGCTCAGGTTGGTGAGGTCGTCGAAGAAAAGATCGAGTCCATCGAGTTCGGCCGTATTGCTGCACAGACTGCCAAGCAAGTCATCGTGCAAAAGGTTCGTGAAGCCGAACGTGCTCAAGTCGTTGACGCCTATCGCGAGCGCCTGGGGGAAATCATCTCCGGCACCGTGAAAAAAGTGACCCGCGACAATGTGATCGTTGACCTGGGTAACAACGCTGAAGCGTTGCTGGCCCGTGAAGACATCATTTCCCGCGAAACTTTCCGAGTTGGCGTGCGTTTGCGTGCGTTGCTCAAGGAAATCCGCACCGAGAACCGCGGCCCTCAGTTGATCCTGTCGCGTACCGCGCCGGAAATGCTGATCGAGCTGTTCCGTATCGAAGTGCCAGAAATTGCCGAAGGCCTGATCGAAGTCATGGCTGCGTCCCGCGATCCGGGTTCGCGTGCCAAGATCGCGGTCCGCTCCAAGGACAAGCGTATCGACCCGCAAGGTGCTTGCATTGGCATGCGCGGTTCGCGCGTCCAGGCCGTATCGGGCGAGTTGGGCGGTGAGCGTGTGGATATCGTCCTGTGGGACGACAACCCGGCGCAGTTCGTGATCAACGCCATGTCGCCTGCAGAAGTGGCGGCAATTATCGTTGACGAGGATGCCCATGCGATGGACATCGCCGTTGGCGCAGACAATCTGGCTCAGGCCATTGGTCGCGGTGGTCAGAACGTACGTTTGGCCAGCCAGTTGACTGGTTGGACCCTGAACGTGATGACCGAATCGGACATCCAGGCTAAGCAGCAAGCAGAAACCGGTGACATCCTGCGCAACTTCATCGACGAGCTGGAAGTCGACGAAGACCTGGCGCAGGTGCTGGTAGATGAAGGCTTTACCAGCCTGGAAGAGATTGCCTACGTACCGTTGGAAGAAATGCTCAACATCGACGGCTTTGACGAAGACACCGTCAACGAGCTTCGCGCTCGGGCCAAGGATCGTTTGTTGACTAAAGCCATCGCTACTGAGGAAAAGCTGGCAGACGCCCATCCGGCCGAAGACCTGCTCTCGCTTGAGGGTATGGACAAGGATTTGGCGATGGAACTGGCGGTGCGCGGCGTAATTACCCGCGAAGACCTGGCCGAGCAGTCTATTGACGACCTGCTCGACATCGACGGCATTGACGATGATCGTGCCGGCAAGTTGATCATGGCCGCCCGAGCCCATTGGTTCGAGTAA
- the rbfA gene encoding 30S ribosome-binding factor RbfA yields MAKEYSRTQRIGDQMQRELAQLIRREVKDPRVGLVTITAVEVSRDVGHAKIFITVMGQDSAEEIAQSIKVLNSAAGFLRMQLAREMKLRSVPQLHFHYDESVVRGAHLSALIERAVAEDNQHPEASTPEDAKE; encoded by the coding sequence ATGGCAAAAGAATACAGCCGTACCCAACGTATCGGCGATCAGATGCAGCGTGAGCTGGCACAGTTGATCCGTCGTGAAGTAAAAGATCCACGTGTTGGCCTAGTCACCATCACCGCCGTTGAAGTCAGCCGTGACGTTGGTCATGCCAAGATCTTCATCACGGTGATGGGCCAGGACAGCGCCGAAGAAATCGCGCAAAGCATCAAGGTGCTCAACTCAGCCGCAGGCTTCCTGCGCATGCAGTTGGCCCGTGAAATGAAGCTGCGCAGCGTTCCTCAGTTGCACTTCCACTACGACGAAAGCGTCGTGCGTGGCGCGCATCTGTCGGCACTGATCGAGCGGGCCGTGGCTGAAGACAACCAGCACCCGGAAGCGTCCACACCTGAAGACGCCAAGGAGTAA
- the glmM gene encoding phosphoglucosamine mutase, whose protein sequence is MTKKYFGTDGIRGRVGEFPITPDFMLKLGWAAGMAFRSMGACRILVGKDTRISGYMFESALEAGLSAAGADVMLLGPMPTPAIAYLTRTFHAEAGIVISASHNPHDDNGIKFFSGQGTKLPDEIEHMIEELLDAPMTVVESGKLGKVSRINDASGRYIEFCKSSVPSSTNFAGLKLVIDCAHGATYKVAPSVFKELGAQVTVLSAQPNGLNINDNCGSTHMGQLQAAVLAEHADLGIAFDGDGDRVLMVDHTGAIVDGDDLLFIIARDLHERNRLQGGVVGTLMSNLGLELALADLGIPFVRANVGDRYVIAELLERNWQVGGENSGHVVCFQHTTTGDAIIAALQVLLALRRREESLAQARQALRKCPQVLLNVRFAGGANPIEHPAVKEASERVTAAMAGRGRVLLRKSGTEPLVRVMVEGEDETQVRGYAEELAKLVTEVCA, encoded by the coding sequence ATGACTAAAAAATATTTTGGCACCGACGGCATACGTGGTCGGGTCGGCGAATTTCCTATTACTCCTGATTTCATGCTCAAGCTCGGCTGGGCTGCTGGCATGGCGTTTCGCAGTATGGGCGCCTGTCGCATATTGGTTGGCAAGGACACGCGGATCTCGGGTTATATGTTTGAGTCTGCGCTGGAGGCGGGCCTGTCCGCTGCGGGCGCTGATGTCATGTTGCTGGGGCCTATGCCTACACCAGCGATCGCTTACCTGACGCGGACCTTTCACGCTGAAGCCGGTATTGTGATCAGCGCCTCGCACAATCCGCATGATGACAATGGCATCAAGTTCTTCTCGGGGCAGGGTACCAAGCTGCCGGATGAGATCGAGCACATGATCGAAGAGTTGCTGGATGCGCCGATGACCGTCGTCGAGTCGGGCAAGTTGGGTAAGGTCTCGCGAATTAACGACGCTTCCGGTCGTTACATTGAGTTTTGCAAAAGCAGCGTACCAAGCAGTACCAATTTTGCCGGCTTGAAGCTGGTCATCGATTGCGCTCACGGTGCTACTTACAAGGTGGCGCCCAGCGTGTTCAAGGAGCTGGGTGCGCAAGTTACTGTGCTATCGGCCCAGCCTAACGGTTTAAACATCAACGACAATTGCGGCTCGACCCATATGGGGCAGTTGCAGGCTGCGGTTTTGGCTGAGCACGCCGACCTGGGTATCGCGTTCGATGGTGATGGTGATCGAGTGCTGATGGTCGATCACACCGGTGCGATTGTCGACGGTGATGATCTGCTGTTTATCATTGCCCGCGATTTGCACGAGCGTAACAGGCTGCAAGGTGGCGTTGTCGGCACCTTGATGAGTAATCTGGGGTTGGAGCTGGCTCTGGCAGATTTGGGGATTCCGTTCGTGCGCGCCAACGTCGGCGATCGTTACGTAATCGCTGAGTTGCTGGAGCGCAACTGGCAGGTGGGTGGTGAGAACTCGGGGCATGTTGTCTGCTTCCAGCACACCACCACTGGGGATGCGATCATCGCGGCACTTCAGGTGCTGCTGGCCCTGCGCCGTCGTGAGGAAAGCCTTGCCCAGGCTCGCCAGGCTCTGCGCAAATGTCCGCAGGTGCTGCTCAATGTCCGTTTTGCGGGCGGTGCGAATCCTATCGAGCATCCGGCCGTCAAAGAGGCTAGCGAGCGTGTTACTGCGGCGATGGCAGGCCGTGGGCGAGTCTTGCTGCGCAAGTCGGGCACCGAGCCTCTGGTTCGCGTAATGGTCGAAGGCGAGGACGAAACACAGGTTCGTGGCTATGCCGAAGAGCTGGCAAAACTGGTAACTGAAGTTTGCGCCTGA
- the rpsO gene encoding 30S ribosomal protein S15, whose translation MALDVQEKAQIVADYQQAVGDTGSPEVQVALLTHNINKLQGHFKANGKDHHSRRGLIRMVNQRRKLLDYLKGKDLGRYQALIGRLGLRR comes from the coding sequence ATGGCTCTCGACGTTCAAGAAAAAGCACAAATCGTAGCTGACTACCAGCAAGCTGTTGGTGACACTGGTTCGCCAGAAGTGCAAGTTGCACTGCTGACCCACAACATCAACAAGCTGCAAGGTCACTTCAAGGCCAACGGTAAAGATCACCACTCCCGTCGTGGTCTGATCCGCATGGTAAACCAGCGTCGTAAGCTGCTGGACTACCTGAAAGGCAAGGATCTGGGTCGTTATCAGGCTCTGATCGGTCGCCTGGGTCTGCGTCGCTAA
- the folP gene encoding dihydropteroate synthase, whose translation MTSALSSTRLPCGSRVLDLAHTHVMGILNVTPDSFSDGGRFSQLEAALRHAEAMVAAGATLIDVGGESTRPGARAVSPLEELERVAPIVERIHRELDVIISVDTSTPAVMRETARLGAGLINDVRSLQRDGALDAAAATGLPVCLMHMLGEPGTMQDDPHYDDLVGEVTGFLAERVAQCGAAGIARERIILDPGFGFAKTLQHNLSLFKHMESLHALGRPLLVGVSRKSMIGQALNRPVGERLHGSLALAALAVVKGARILRVHDVAETVDVVRMIAAVESAE comes from the coding sequence ATGACTTCTGCGTTGTCCTCGACCCGGCTGCCTTGCGGCAGTCGGGTTCTTGATTTAGCCCATACACATGTCATGGGCATTCTTAACGTAACTCCCGACTCTTTTTCCGACGGTGGCCGCTTTAGTCAGCTTGAGGCGGCGCTGCGTCATGCCGAGGCAATGGTGGCTGCTGGCGCCACCTTGATCGATGTCGGTGGTGAGTCGACACGTCCCGGCGCTCGTGCGGTTTCTCCCCTGGAGGAGCTGGAGCGTGTTGCGCCAATTGTCGAGCGCATCCATCGCGAACTGGATGTAATCATCTCTGTTGATACGTCTACGCCAGCCGTCATGCGCGAAACTGCGCGCCTAGGTGCAGGCTTGATCAACGATGTGCGCTCCCTGCAGCGTGATGGTGCACTGGATGCTGCTGCAGCCACCGGATTACCAGTGTGCCTGATGCATATGCTTGGAGAGCCCGGCACAATGCAGGATGACCCACATTACGACGATCTTGTGGGTGAGGTGACGGGGTTTCTTGCTGAGCGTGTTGCTCAGTGTGGCGCAGCAGGAATTGCTCGCGAGCGGATCATCCTCGATCCCGGGTTTGGTTTTGCTAAAACCCTGCAGCACAATTTAAGTCTGTTCAAGCATATGGAGTCCCTGCATGCCCTTGGTCGCCCCTTGTTGGTCGGGGTTTCGCGTAAGAGCATGATAGGTCAGGCGTTGAATCGTCCGGTGGGGGAGCGGCTGCACGGCAGTCTGGCTCTCGCGGCGCTTGCTGTGGTCAAGGGCGCGCGTATCTTGCGTGTGCATGACGTAGCCGAGACGGTGGATGTGGTACGGATGATCGCAGCTGTAGAATCAGCCGAATAA
- the tpiA gene encoding triose-phosphate isomerase has translation MRRTMVAGNWKMHGTRASVAELINGLRHLALPSGVDVAVFPPCLYINQVIDGLKGKSIQVGAQNSAVEAMQGALTGEIAPSQLVDAGCSLVLVGHSERRQMMGERDGTLNRKFAAAQACGLVPVLCIGETLEQRESGKTLEVVGRQLGSIIEELGVGAFANAVIAYEPVWAIGTGLTASPQQAQDVHAAIRAQLAAENSEVARGVRLLYGGSVKAANAVELFGMPDIDGGLIGGASLNADEFGAICRAAGN, from the coding sequence ATGCGTCGCACTATGGTAGCTGGTAACTGGAAAATGCACGGTACCCGCGCCAGTGTCGCTGAGCTGATCAATGGCCTTCGTCATTTGGCCTTGCCAAGCGGTGTTGATGTCGCGGTATTCCCGCCTTGCTTGTATATCAATCAAGTGATTGATGGCTTGAAAGGCAAGTCGATTCAGGTCGGCGCGCAGAACTCTGCGGTGGAAGCCATGCAAGGTGCATTGACCGGTGAGATTGCACCGAGTCAATTGGTTGATGCGGGATGTTCCCTGGTGCTTGTTGGGCACTCCGAGCGCCGTCAGATGATGGGCGAGCGTGATGGGACACTCAATCGAAAATTCGCGGCGGCACAGGCTTGCGGCTTGGTTCCGGTGCTGTGCATAGGGGAGACCCTGGAGCAGCGCGAGTCCGGAAAAACTCTTGAGGTTGTCGGGCGTCAGCTGGGCAGTATCATTGAGGAGCTGGGAGTCGGTGCCTTTGCAAATGCAGTAATTGCTTACGAGCCGGTCTGGGCCATTGGCACCGGGCTGACTGCTTCGCCGCAACAGGCGCAGGATGTGCATGCAGCCATTCGTGCGCAGTTGGCGGCAGAGAATTCTGAGGTCGCACGAGGTGTGCGGCTTCTATACGGCGGCAGCGTGAAGGCGGCCAATGCGGTCGAACTGTTCGGCATGCCGGATATCGATGGGGGGCTCATTGGTGGAGCTTCCCTGAATGCAGATGAGTTCGGTGCGATTTGTCGCGCCGCGGGAAACTGA
- the rimP gene encoding ribosome maturation factor RimP, which yields MSSKLEELQALLAPVVVALGYECWGIEFSAQGRHSMLRVYIDKEGGVLVDDCAIVSRQISGVLDVEDPIAVEYTLEVSSPGMERPLFTIEQYAKFAGEQVKIKLRSPFEGRRNFQGLLRGVEEQDVVVQVEDHEFLLPIDMIDKANIIPSFD from the coding sequence GTGTCGAGCAAGCTAGAAGAGTTGCAGGCCTTGTTGGCCCCGGTGGTCGTGGCCCTAGGCTATGAATGCTGGGGTATTGAGTTTTCGGCTCAAGGTCGCCACTCAATGTTGCGCGTTTATATCGATAAAGAGGGCGGCGTGCTGGTGGACGATTGTGCCATTGTCAGCCGTCAGATCAGCGGTGTTCTGGATGTTGAAGATCCGATTGCCGTTGAGTACACCCTCGAAGTTTCCTCGCCTGGCATGGAACGCCCACTGTTCACTATTGAGCAGTATGCAAAATTTGCCGGTGAACAAGTGAAGATCAAGCTGCGCTCTCCCTTTGAAGGGCGGCGCAACTTTCAGGGCCTTCTGCGCGGCGTAGAAGAACAGGACGTCGTGGTGCAGGTTGAAGACCATGAGTTTCTGTTGCCGATCGATATGATCGACAAGGCCAACATTATTCCCAGTTTTGACTGA
- the truB gene encoding tRNA pseudouridine(55) synthase TruB: MAQVKRIRRNVSGIILLDKPIGFTSNAALQKVRWLLNAEKAGHTGSLDPLATGVLPLCFGEATKFSQYLLDSDKGYETLMQLGKTTTTADAEGDVLQVRDVTVGRADIEAALPAFRGKISQIPPMYSALKRDGQPLYKLARAGEVVEREPRSVTIARLELLACEGDTARLSVDCSKGTYIRTLVEDIGEQLGCGAYVAELRRTQAGPFTLAQTVTLEELEAVHAEGGNEAVDRFLMPSDSGLLDWPLLHFSEHSAFYWLNGQPVRAPDAPKFGMVRVQDHNGRFIGIGEVSEDGRIAPRRLIRSE; the protein is encoded by the coding sequence GTGGCTCAGGTCAAACGTATCCGTCGTAACGTCAGCGGTATCATTCTGCTGGACAAGCCCATTGGCTTTACCTCCAATGCCGCCTTGCAGAAAGTCCGCTGGCTGCTCAATGCCGAGAAGGCCGGACATACTGGCAGCCTTGATCCCCTGGCCACCGGTGTCTTGCCGTTGTGCTTTGGCGAGGCCACCAAGTTCTCGCAATACCTGCTTGATTCCGACAAGGGTTACGAAACCCTGATGCAACTGGGCAAGACCACCACCACGGCAGACGCCGAAGGTGATGTTTTGCAGGTTCGGGACGTGACCGTTGGTCGTGCTGATATCGAAGCTGCTTTACCTGCTTTTCGCGGAAAAATCAGTCAGATACCGCCGATGTACTCGGCTCTTAAGCGTGATGGCCAGCCTCTTTACAAGCTGGCACGTGCGGGCGAAGTAGTGGAGCGCGAACCACGTTCTGTTACTATTGCGCGCTTGGAATTGCTCGCCTGTGAAGGCGACACCGCCCGGTTGTCGGTGGACTGCAGCAAAGGCACCTATATCCGTACCCTGGTGGAAGATATCGGTGAGCAACTTGGCTGTGGCGCGTACGTTGCAGAACTGCGACGCACCCAGGCCGGACCTTTCACCCTGGCCCAGACGGTCACGTTGGAAGAGCTGGAAGCCGTACACGCCGAAGGCGGTAACGAAGCGGTTGATCGCTTCCTGATGCCATCGGACAGCGGTTTGCTGGATTGGCCATTGCTGCACTTCTCGGAGCACAGCGCGTTCTACTGGCTTAACGGCCAGCCGGTCCGTGCACCGGATGCCCCGAAGTTCGGCATGGTGCGAGTACAGGATCACAACGGTCGCTTTATCGGTATCGGTGAAGTGAGCGAAGACGGGCGCATCGCGCCGCGTCGACTGATTCGGTCAGAATGA
- the secG gene encoding preprotein translocase subunit SecG, whose product MLETVIVVFHLLGALGVVALVLLQQGKGADAGASFGAGASNTVFGSQGSSTFLSKFTAILAAGFFITSLGLGYFAKEKAHVLTQVGLPNPAVLEVPKAKPASDDVPVLQEQKSATPATDVPPAQEQK is encoded by the coding sequence ATGCTGGAAACAGTCATCGTTGTTTTTCATCTGCTGGGTGCGCTGGGCGTAGTTGCTCTGGTTTTGCTGCAGCAGGGTAAAGGTGCGGACGCTGGTGCGTCTTTCGGGGCAGGTGCTTCAAATACTGTGTTCGGAAGCCAAGGTTCCTCTACCTTTCTTAGTAAGTTTACTGCTATACTTGCCGCCGGTTTCTTCATAACCAGCTTGGGGTTAGGTTACTTTGCTAAAGAGAAAGCTCATGTGCTGACTCAGGTAGGTCTCCCAAATCCAGCAGTGTTGGAAGTACCAAAAGCAAAACCGGCTTCTGATGATGTCCCGGTGCTTCAAGAGCAAAAGTCGGCTACTCCAGCGACTGACGTGCCTCCAGCTCAAGAGCAGAAGTAA
- the infB gene encoding translation initiation factor IF-2, with product MTQVTVKQLADEVKTPVERLLQQMREAGLPHTAADEGVSDSEKQSLLTHLKSSHKAKVEEPRKITLQRKTTSTLRVAGSKSISVEVRKKKVFVQRSPEEIEAERKRELEERRAVENAARQKAEEEAKRRAEEEARRQPTAAQPAGTDAVAAPSASVEPVREAAPVAAAPAPAADARKRDEPRRPDKPRADDNNRRGSGDGERKNAPHRASVKEKAPAPRVAPRTTDEESDSFRRGGRGKAKLKKRNAHGFQSPTGPVVRDVQIGETITVGDLANQMSVKAAEIIKFMFKLGTPATINQVLDQETAQLVAEELGHKVTLVSDTALEDSLAESLKFEGETFSRAPVVTVMGHVDHGKTSLLDYIRRAKVAAGEAGGITQHIGAYHVETERGMVTFLDTPGHAAFTAMRARGAKATDIVILVVAADDGVMPQTIEAVQHAKAAGVPLVVAVNKIDKPGADLDRIRSELSVHGVTSEEWGGDTPFVSVSAKVGTGVDELLEAVLLQAEVLELKATPSAPGRGVVVESRLDKGRGPVATVLVQDGTLRQGDMVLVGSNYGRVRAMLDENGKPIKEAGPSIPVEILGLDGTPDAGDEMSVLSDEKKAREVALFRQGKFREVKLARAHAGKLENIFENMGQAEKKTLNIVLKSDVRGSLEALNGALNGLGNDEVQVRVVGGGVGGITESDANLALASNAVLFGFNVRADAGARKIVEQEGLDMRYYNVIYDIIEDVKKALTGMLGSDVRENILGIAEVRDVFRSPKFGAIAGCMVIEGVVHRNRPIRVLREDIVIFEGELESLRRFKDDASEVRAGMECGIGVKSYNDVKAGDKIEVYEKVQVARSL from the coding sequence ATGACGCAAGTCACGGTGAAACAACTGGCCGATGAGGTCAAAACACCGGTAGAGCGCCTGTTGCAGCAGATGCGTGAGGCAGGTCTGCCGCACACCGCCGCCGATGAAGGTGTGAGCGATAGTGAGAAGCAGTCTTTGCTGACTCACTTGAAGAGCAGCCACAAGGCGAAAGTGGAAGAACCGCGCAAGATTACATTGCAGCGCAAAACCACCAGCACACTGCGTGTTGCTGGTAGCAAGAGCATCAGCGTTGAAGTGCGTAAGAAGAAAGTCTTCGTACAGCGCAGCCCGGAAGAAATCGAAGCCGAGCGCAAACGCGAACTGGAAGAGCGTCGCGCAGTAGAAAATGCTGCTCGTCAGAAGGCTGAAGAAGAAGCCAAGCGTCGCGCCGAAGAAGAAGCGCGTCGCCAGCCTACTGCTGCGCAACCTGCTGGTACTGACGCGGTTGCCGCGCCTAGCGCGTCTGTAGAGCCTGTACGTGAGGCCGCTCCGGTTGCCGCAGCACCTGCTCCTGCAGCCGATGCTCGGAAGCGCGACGAACCTCGTCGTCCGGACAAACCACGTGCCGACGATAACAATCGTCGTGGCAGTGGCGATGGCGAGCGCAAAAACGCTCCACATCGTGCTTCGGTCAAAGAGAAGGCGCCAGCGCCACGGGTTGCTCCACGTACTACCGACGAAGAAAGCGACAGCTTCCGTCGCGGTGGTCGCGGCAAGGCCAAGCTGAAGAAGCGCAACGCCCACGGTTTCCAGAGCCCAACCGGCCCTGTCGTGCGTGATGTGCAGATCGGCGAGACCATCACTGTTGGCGATCTCGCCAATCAGATGTCGGTCAAGGCTGCTGAAATCATCAAGTTCATGTTCAAACTGGGTACTCCAGCGACCATCAACCAGGTGCTTGATCAGGAAACTGCTCAACTGGTAGCCGAAGAGCTGGGCCACAAAGTGACCCTGGTCAGCGACACTGCCCTGGAAGATTCCCTGGCTGAGTCCCTGAAGTTTGAAGGCGAGACCTTCTCCCGTGCGCCAGTCGTGACCGTAATGGGCCACGTTGACCATGGTAAGACCTCGCTGCTCGACTATATCCGTCGTGCCAAGGTAGCTGCAGGCGAAGCCGGCGGCATCACCCAGCACATCGGTGCATACCACGTTGAAACTGAACGCGGCATGGTCACCTTCCTCGACACCCCAGGTCACGCCGCGTTTACCGCAATGCGTGCCCGTGGTGCCAAGGCGACCGACATCGTGATCCTGGTAGTTGCAGCGGACGACGGCGTAATGCCGCAGACCATTGAAGCTGTCCAGCACGCCAAGGCCGCTGGTGTTCCACTGGTTGTTGCAGTGAACAAAATCGACAAGCCGGGCGCCGATCTTGATCGCATCCGTAGCGAACTGTCGGTTCATGGCGTGACTTCCGAAGAGTGGGGCGGTGATACGCCGTTCGTTTCGGTTTCGGCGAAAGTCGGTACCGGCGTAGACGAACTGCTCGAAGCTGTTCTGCTGCAAGCCGAAGTTCTCGAACTGAAAGCAACTCCATCGGCCCCGGGTCGTGGTGTTGTGGTTGAGTCGCGTCTCGACAAAGGTCGTGGCCCGGTTGCAACCGTTCTGGTTCAAGACGGCACCCTGCGCCAAGGCGACATGGTCCTGGTTGGTTCGAACTACGGCCGTGTACGTGCCATGCTCGACGAGAACGGCAAGCCAATCAAAGAAGCCGGTCCTTCCATCCCTGTCGAGATCCTCGGCCTGGACGGTACCCCGGACGCTGGCGACGAGATGAGCGTGCTGTCGGACGAGAAGAAAGCCCGTGAAGTGGCTCTGTTCCGTCAAGGCAAGTTCCGCGAAGTCAAGCTGGCCCGTGCTCACGCCGGCAAGCTGGAAAACATCTTCGAGAACATGGGCCAGGCAGAGAAGAAGACGCTCAACATCGTCCTCAAATCTGACGTTCGTGGTTCCCTCGAAGCGTTGAACGGCGCCTTGAATGGCCTGGGTAACGACGAAGTGCAAGTGCGTGTTGTCGGTGGCGGTGTCGGTGGTATCACCGAGTCCGACGCCAACCTGGCACTCGCTTCCAACGCTGTACTGTTCGGCTTCAACGTGCGTGCCGATGCTGGCGCACGGAAGATCGTCGAGCAGGAAGGTCTGGACATGCGTTACTACAACGTCATCTACGACATCATCGAAGACGTCAAGAAGGCCCTTACCGGCATGCTTGGCAGCGACGTCCGGGAAAACATCCTGGGTATTGCTGAAGTTCGCGATGTGTTCCGCTCGCCGAAATTCGGTGCGATCGCCGGTTGTATGGTTATTGAAGGTGTTGTGCACCGTAACCGTCCAATCCGTGTATTGCGTGAAGACATCGTTATCTTCGAAGGCGAGCTGGAATCCCTGCGCCGCTTCAAGGATGACGCTTCCGAAGTGCGTGCCGGCATGGAGTGCGGTATCGGCGTCAAGAGCTACAACGACGTCAAAGCTGGCGACAAGATCGAAGTTTACGAGAAGGTTCAGGTTGCTCGCAGCCTCTAA